A window of the Gemmatirosa kalamazoonensis genome harbors these coding sequences:
- a CDS encoding glycosyltransferase family 4 protein, with protein sequence MSALRVVQVGFHADAERRPAASLLRAWPTLSAVAGAASRAGIDVSVVQAAHRDESVAIGGVAYHFLDDGHHPPVRLPGGASVARRPARILRRVAELAPDVVHVHGLNHPLAARRLADSLGGIPVLVQDHGSVPPDGWRRHAWRWAYAPVVGVAFTAREQAAPFVDAGALRGDVPVFEVLESSTAFTPGDRDEARRATGMFGDPCLLWTGRLDANKDPLTVLDAFERALRELPEARLWCCFGHAPLLDAVRRRVVRSPALRGHVRLLGRRPHAEMELRFRAADFFVQASHREGSGYSLLEALACGTAPLVTDIPAARRIVGDAGSLTPVGDATALAAAMVAWAARAREPLRRAARARFEDALTFDAVGRELRTAYESVARA encoded by the coding sequence ATGAGCGCGCTGCGCGTGGTGCAGGTGGGCTTTCACGCCGACGCCGAGCGACGGCCGGCGGCGTCGCTGCTGCGCGCGTGGCCCACGCTGTCGGCCGTCGCCGGTGCCGCCTCACGCGCCGGGATCGACGTCAGCGTCGTGCAGGCCGCGCATCGCGACGAGTCGGTGGCGATCGGCGGCGTCGCGTATCACTTCCTCGACGACGGCCATCACCCGCCCGTGCGGCTGCCGGGTGGCGCGAGCGTCGCGCGGCGCCCCGCGCGCATCCTCCGGCGCGTCGCCGAGCTGGCGCCCGACGTCGTGCACGTGCACGGATTGAACCATCCGCTCGCGGCGCGCCGGCTCGCTGACTCGTTAGGCGGCATCCCCGTGCTCGTGCAGGATCATGGGTCCGTCCCGCCCGACGGGTGGCGCCGGCACGCCTGGCGGTGGGCCTACGCGCCGGTCGTCGGCGTCGCGTTCACCGCGCGCGAGCAGGCCGCGCCGTTCGTCGACGCGGGCGCGCTGCGCGGCGACGTCCCGGTGTTCGAGGTGCTCGAGAGCTCCACGGCGTTCACCCCCGGCGACCGCGACGAGGCGCGCCGAGCCACCGGCATGTTCGGCGACCCGTGCCTGCTGTGGACCGGACGGCTCGACGCGAACAAGGACCCGCTCACCGTGCTCGACGCGTTCGAGCGCGCGCTGCGTGAGCTCCCCGAGGCGCGGCTGTGGTGCTGCTTCGGCCACGCACCGCTGCTCGACGCCGTGCGACGCCGCGTCGTGCGATCGCCCGCGCTGCGCGGGCACGTGCGGCTGTTGGGCAGGCGGCCGCACGCGGAGATGGAGCTGCGCTTCCGCGCCGCCGACTTCTTCGTGCAGGCGAGCCACCGCGAGGGCAGCGGCTACTCGCTGCTCGAGGCGCTCGCGTGCGGCACCGCGCCGCTCGTCACCGACATCCCCGCCGCGCGCCGCATCGTCGGCGACGCGGGCTCGCTGACACCCGTCGGCGACGCGACCGCGCTCGCTGCCGCGATGGTCGCGTGGGCCGCTCGCGCGCGCGAGCCGCTGCGCCGGGCCGCGCGCGCGCGCTTCGAGGATGCGCTCACGTTCGACGCCGTGGGGCGCGAGCTGCGCACCGCGTACGAGTCCGTCGCCCGCGCATGA